The DNA sequence CCGCGGTGACCAGCACGTGCACGTCGCCGCGCGCGTTCTTGTCGAAGTTGTACCACTCCTCGGTGCGCGCCCAGCGACTCGGGAGCCCCTTGGTCGAGGGGTGGGCCTGGTCGGCGACCTTTGCGGTGCCGGCGAGGATCGCCGAGTGCTGCGTCATGTGGGCGCCGCCCATGACGGTCTGGTCCCACCAGGGGAACTGGCTCTCGATGTTCATGTCGACCGCGTTGTGGACTGCTACGACACCGCGGCCGCTGCGCACGTAGTTCTGCATGCCCTGGCGCTGGGCATCGGTGTCCCAGACCATCCCGGAGGTCTGGAGCATGACGACGGCCTGATAATCGTTCAGGTTCGCCGAGGCGAAGATCGCCGAATCCGCGCTCTGGTCGACCTGGAAGTTGTTGTCGGTGCCGAGCTGCTTGAACATCCCAACGGCCGCATCGATGGAGCCGTGCCGGTAGGCGCCAGCGGCGGTCTCGGTGAACACCAGGACCTTGAAATCCGGCGTAGCGGCCTGTGCGGGCGGCGCCTGGACCACGGCCAGGGCGAGGAGGGGGGCACTGAGCGCGGTCAGGGCGCGCTTCAGTCGGGGTCGTTGCACTAGAAATCTCCCGATGAATGGGGGGAAACGGGGGTGGATCAGTGCTCAGAGCGATTTCAGGAAGGCGAGGCCGTCTGCGGCGAGCGCGTCCGGACTCTGCGCCAGCGGGCGCCAGATGGACGCCGCGGTGGCGATCGTCGTGTTGTCGGGGGTGAATGACTCGATGACCAACGGGCCCAGGTAGCCGCTGTCGTTGACGGCCGCGGCGAAACCCGGCCAGTCGAAATGGTCGCCTCCGGGGGCGCCGCGGTCGGTACCGCAGACCTGGAGGTGGACGATCCGCTCCCCGGCCGCACGAACGGCCCGGTCGGGGCTCCTTTCTTCGATGTTGAGGTGGTAGGTGTCGAGGGCGAGGCCGCACTCGACGGGCAGTGCATCCAGCGCCTGTTCAACGGTGTTGATCAGGCTGGTCTCATAGCGGTTGAGCGGCTCGACGCCGATCCTCACCCCGCGCCCTGCGGCATGGTCCAGGACCGGCTTGAGGTTCTCCCTCAACTCCGCGTATACGGACTTCCGTTCGTCGCGGCCCAGTTGCCAGGTCCGGCCCACCGAGGCGTACGCGGGCCCGCTGATCGCCGGGGCGCCGACGACGGCCGCCACGTCCACGCAGTGCCGCAGGTACTCCTGGGTGTCGTGGATGGTCTCGGGCGAGGCGGCGACCAGTTCCCGGCCGGGCGGCATGACGAGCACGACGGAGGCTGCCAGGCCGAGCCCCTGCAACAGGTCGGCGGCTGCGTGCGGGTCCCACTGACCCGGCTGCTCCACCGGGAGTTCGATCACATCGAAGCCCAACCCGGCTACGTGTGGTGCGAGTCGAGCAAGTGCGGCATCTGTGAGGGGCGAGGTCCAGACCCAGGTGTTGACGCCGATCGGGAGCATCTACTTCTTGCCTCCCCAGTTCTGCGGGTAGCCGGCCATGGCCTCACAACCGCAGAGCGCGTAGTGGAGCGGCGGCATGCCCGGCTTCAGGTAGCCGGCCAGGTTGTCCTGGGTGATGGTCGGCTGGGGCAGGTTCCAGACCTTGGGCACGCTCTCGCCGCCCAGGACCTTCAGGGCGGCGATGATCGGGGTGCGCCACTGGTAGGTCGGGTAGGTCGGCGCGATCGCGGTCAGCTTCGCTTCCTTCCACTTCTGCAGGAAGTCCTGCTGGTCTTCGCCGTTGATCGGCGGGACGGTCTGGCCGGCGTCCTCGAAGGCCTCGGCGGCGGCGACAGCGGTGGCACCGGCGTCCATCCAGACGCCGTCGATCTTGCCGTGGCGCTGGATGTAGTTGGTGACGATGCTCTTCGTCTTGGCGGCGTCTCCGTCGGTGAACTCCACGCCCACGACGTCGAGCTCACTGTTGTCGAAGGCGATCTTGGCGGCCGACCAGCGAGTCTCCAGGACGTCCACGCCGGGCAGGATGCGCAGCGCGAGGATCTTGCCCTTGGGCTTGACCTTCTGCTTGAGGAACTCGGCGCCCTCCGCGCCGAAGGCGTAACCGCCGATCGGCTTGATGAAGGTGACCGGACAGTCGGCCTCGACGCCACGGTCGAACACGATGACGGGGATCTTCCCGCACGCGGCCTTGACGGCGGGGGTGAGAGTGGTGGTCGTGTTGGGCGAGACGATGAGCGCGTCGCAGCCCTTGGCCTGGAGTTCGGCGATGTCGGAGATCTGCTTGTCGTCCTTGCCCTCGGCATCCAGGACGGTGAACTCCTTGATCTCCGGGTGGGTGGCGACCTCCGCCTGCATGGTCTTCCAGCCGACCTGCCGCCAGGGGTTGTTGGTCGCCGCATTGGAGAAGCACAGGTGGTACGGGCCGGCCTTCTTGTACTGGGCGGTGTCGACCGGCTGCGGGTCGATGGCCTGCTCCCACGGCTTCTCCGCCGGACCGGTCGCCGGCTTGGAGCGCATCGCGAGCTGGGCTTCGTAGTCGGCCTGGACGAAGAACTTCGACTGGTCGCCGGTGTTGTTCTTCTTCGCCCCGGCGGTGGCCCCCGGCGAGGAGGAGCTCGCGGGCTTGTCGGTGGCGCAGGCGCTGAGCGGGAGCAGTGTGGCGAGCGCGGCGGCGACAAGGACGTATCTGCGGTCGAGCGGCACGATGGTGGTTCCTTACGAAGCGAGGGCGGGGGTGGCACGCCGGCGTGGGTGCCACGGGAGCTGGAGGGTTCCGAGGGCGACGGCAACGATCAGAATGAGTCCCTGCACGGTGAACTCCAGTGCGCCGGAGATGCCGTGCAGGTTGAGCAGGGTGAACAGGGCTTGCAGGGTGAAGGCTCCGGCGATGGCGGCGACGACCGAGCCACGGCCGCCTCCGAGCACCACACCGCCGAGCACGACGGCGGTGATGGCCTGGAACTCCAGACCCTGACCGACCTGGGCCGACACGCCGGCGAAGCCGCCGAGCAGAATGGCGCACACCGCGGCGGACAGGCCGGACAGGACGAACGCGATGGTCTTGACCCGGTTGATGCGTACGCCGGACAGGGCTGCCGCCGTCTGGTTGTCACCGGTGGCGACCAGGGTGCGACCGAAGTCGGCCCGCATCAGCCAGACCACGAAGGCCACCACCGCGCCGAGGACGAGCGCCGACCACGGCACCGGCCCGAGGCTGCCCCGTCCGAACTGACGGAACTGCTGACTGAGCGCACCGCGCGGTGAACCGTCCGTCCACAGAGAGACGGCGCCGGACAGGATCATCAGCATGCCGAGGGTCACGATGAACGAAGGCACCCGCAGCAGCGTGGTCACCAGTCCGTTGACCGCTCCGACCAGCGCGCCGAAGGCGAGCAGCAGAGCGATCACCGGCCAGGTCGCGCCGGGGTCGCCGTCGACCAGCCGGGCCGCGATCACCACCTCGGCGGTGACCAGCGAGCCGACGGACAGGTCGAACTCGCCCGACACGATGACGAAGTACTGGCCGGCGGCCAGGATCGCCAGCGGGGCGGCCCGCTTGACGAAGGCCAGGAAGCCCTGGGGTTCGAGGAAGTACGGGTTGGCGATGGCGATGGCGACGAGCAGGACGGTCAGCACGCCGAAAATGGGCAGGTTGCGTCTCATCGGGCGTACCTCCTGCGGGCGTAGACCGCCAGGGCCGCGACGAGGACGACGCCGCGCACCACGTCCTTGGCGAAGGAGTTGATTTCGAGCTGGTTGAAGAGGCTGTCGAGGACCGCCAGGAGCAGGACTCCCCCGACGGTGCCCGCGACGCCGCCGCGGCCGCCGGCCAGTGCGGTTCCGCCAAGCACGACGGCGGCGACAGACTCCAGGTCGTAGCCGCCGTCGGTGCCCACAGTGGGCGCTCCGGCGCCGAGCCGGGCGGCCAGGAGCAGGCCCGCGGCGCCGGCGGCGAGGGAGCACAGGACGTGCGTGGTGACGATGACCCGGTCGGTCCGGACCCCGGACAGCCGGGCGACCTCGGGGTCACCGCCAACGGCGAAGATCCGGTAGCCGAGGGTGGTGCGGCTCAGCAGGAACCAGGCCGCGACCGCGATCGCGATCCAGAGGAGGGCGGAGACCGGCACGGGGCCGATCCGGTCGTAGCCGAGCCGTTGGAACGACTC is a window from the Streptomyces sp. NBC_01244 genome containing:
- a CDS encoding sugar phosphate isomerase/epimerase family protein; amino-acid sequence: MLPIGVNTWVWTSPLTDAALARLAPHVAGLGFDVIELPVEQPGQWDPHAAADLLQGLGLAASVVLVMPPGRELVAASPETIHDTQEYLRHCVDVAAVVGAPAISGPAYASVGRTWQLGRDERKSVYAELRENLKPVLDHAAGRGVRIGVEPLNRYETSLINTVEQALDALPVECGLALDTYHLNIEERSPDRAVRAAGERIVHLQVCGTDRGAPGGDHFDWPGFAAAVNDSGYLGPLVIESFTPDNTTIATAASIWRPLAQSPDALAADGLAFLKSL
- a CDS encoding substrate-binding domain-containing protein, with amino-acid sequence MPLDRRYVLVAAALATLLPLSACATDKPASSSSPGATAGAKKNNTGDQSKFFVQADYEAQLAMRSKPATGPAEKPWEQAIDPQPVDTAQYKKAGPYHLCFSNAATNNPWRQVGWKTMQAEVATHPEIKEFTVLDAEGKDDKQISDIAELQAKGCDALIVSPNTTTTLTPAVKAACGKIPVIVFDRGVEADCPVTFIKPIGGYAFGAEGAEFLKQKVKPKGKILALRILPGVDVLETRWSAAKIAFDNSELDVVGVEFTDGDAAKTKSIVTNYIQRHGKIDGVWMDAGATAVAAAEAFEDAGQTVPPINGEDQQDFLQKWKEAKLTAIAPTYPTYQWRTPIIAALKVLGGESVPKVWNLPQPTITQDNLAGYLKPGMPPLHYALCGCEAMAGYPQNWGGKK
- a CDS encoding ABC transporter permease, whose amino-acid sequence is MRRNLPIFGVLTVLLVAIAIANPYFLEPQGFLAFVKRAAPLAILAAGQYFVIVSGEFDLSVGSLVTAEVVIAARLVDGDPGATWPVIALLLAFGALVGAVNGLVTTLLRVPSFIVTLGMLMILSGAVSLWTDGSPRGALSQQFRQFGRGSLGPVPWSALVLGAVVAFVVWLMRADFGRTLVATGDNQTAAALSGVRINRVKTIAFVLSGLSAAVCAILLGGFAGVSAQVGQGLEFQAITAVVLGGVVLGGGRGSVVAAIAGAFTLQALFTLLNLHGISGALEFTVQGLILIVAVALGTLQLPWHPRRRATPALAS
- a CDS encoding ABC transporter permease, translated to MTQLVANLRAKSPAPRGLAVDSPARPVYLALGLLLVVSWLLFTIDGGQFFSQANIVGIQQRSAALGIVAVGQTLAILAGSLDLSVAFLISLSSLIAAETMAEYGVLAGIGATLTVSAVVGLVNGLVITKLKVHAFIATLGVALIIKGVLESRYDGPAGHVPESFQRLGYDRIGPVPVSALLWIAIAVAAWFLLSRTTLGYRIFAVGGDPEVARLSGVRTDRVIVTTHVLCSLAAGAAGLLLAARLGAGAPTVGTDGGYDLESVAAVVLGGTALAGGRGGVAGTVGGVLLLAVLDSLFNQLEINSFAKDVVRGVVLVAALAVYARRRYAR